In Polyodon spathula isolate WHYD16114869_AA chromosome 27, ASM1765450v1, whole genome shotgun sequence, one DNA window encodes the following:
- the LOC121301170 gene encoding cactin-like, with the protein MDSKSRRRSRSVSPDRNQTWDRHGSRRSRSQERKKRRERSRSGSRHRPGAGLGSRASRRRVRSRSGSAGLRSSTSRSVSRRRSTSSSARKSRSTSRSRSRDGLGRSRSKSRGSPAKRSQSRSSSGGSGSQSDSDSGKSEGSRSWRRERKKASPARERRRSGSGDRWQKRKARKHKSEKKRETKSSRSGSSDSERENWRREGREKERGKRERESSERQRKETESREKEREGREREKRERESIERQRKETESRERERKERESHERKNHKRERRDGERRVRESPERQKRGRREKGSGEISERKRARSERGKRERGSSDSSEREGLERREMGRGDSSERQRRERGSADSSEREREHPERGRKKKKKKKKRGGGGSSSLSGASVTSGSSESQSHRSSSSSSSSSSRRRQQRKQETRAKDPRSIRQERHAREDILKAMETPEEKRARRLAKKEAKERKKREKMGWSEEYMGYTNADNPFGDNNLLGTFKWQKALELKGIGHLGEKDLKERNKHIQEENRRELQKVKQLRLEREREKAMREQELEMLQREKEAEHFKTWAEQEDNFHLHQAKLRSKIRIRDGRAKPIDLLAKYISAEDDDLAVEMHEPYTFLNGLTVYDMDDLLEDIKVYMELEQGKNGDFWRDMTIITEDEISKLRKLEASGRGPGDRREGINTSVSTDVQTVFKGKTYNQLQALHQNIEGKIRGGGSNLDIGYWESLMQQVKVYMARARLRERHQDVLRQKLYKLKQEQGVESEPLFPIVKQEPRSPESQSCSDGESAAVPGTSSSTGGQEAGGEGPSEGQGENQEEKQDEGQDENQEEKPAEGQGEAVLTEEDLIQQSLDDYDSGRYSPSLLQNSDLPLDTHLVEPEEDLTRLQVARKQMQVTGDASESAEDAFVRRARQGMGGDEAQFSVEMPMTGKVYLWADKYRPRKPRFFNRVHTGFEWNKYNQTHYDFDNPPPKIVQGYKFNIFYPDLIDKRSTPQYFLEPSQDNRDFGVLRFHAGPPYEDIAFKIVNREWEYSHRHGFRCQFANGIFQLWFHFKRYRYRR; encoded by the exons ATGGACTCGAAATCGCGGAGGAGGTCCAGGTCGGTGTCTCCGGATCGGAACCAGACCTGGGACCGGCACGGCTCCAGGAGGAGCCGCTCACAAGAGCGAAAGAAACGACGAGAGCGGAGCCGGTCCGGGTCCAGGCACAGACCCGGGGCGGGGTTAGGAAGCAGAGCCTCGAGAAGGCGGGTTCGTTCCCGTTCGGGTTCCGCTGGTTTGAGAAGCTCCACGTCCCGTTCGGTTTCAAGGAGACGATCCACATCTAGTTCTGCGAGGAAGTCGCGGTCCACTTCCCGGTCTCGATCGAGAGACGGTCTCGGGAGAAGCAGATCCAAATCAAGAGGCAGCCCAGCTAAGCGCTCCCAATCCCGGTCCAGTTCGGGGGGTTCCGGGTCCCAATCCGATTCTGATTCTGGAAAGAGCGAGGGAAGTCGCTCCTGGAGACGGGAGCGTAAGAAAGCCTCTCCGGCCCGAGAAAGACGCCG ATCTGGATCTGGAGACAGATGGCAGAAGAGGAAAGCAAGAAAGCATAAAAGTGAGAAGAAGAGAGAGACCAAGAGCAGCCGGTCTGGGAGCTCAGACTCCGAGAGAGAGAACtggaggagagagggaagggagaaggagagagggaagagggagagagagagcagtgagagGCAGAGGAAAGAAACAGAAAgcagagagaaggagcgagagggaagggagagggagaagagggagagagagagcatcgAGAGGCAGAGGAAAGAAACAGaaagcagggagagagagagaaaggagcgGGAGAGCCACGAGCGGAAGAACcacaagagggagaggagagatggGGAGAGGCGTGTGAGAGAGAGTCCAGAAAGACAGAAGAGAGGGAGAAGGGAAAAAGGGAGCGGTGAAATCAGCGAGAGGAAGAGAGCACGCtcggagagagggaagagagaaaGGGGGAGCAGCGACAGCAGCGAGAGAGAAGGCCTGGAGAGGAGGGAAATGGGGAGAGGTGACAGCAGCGAGAGACAGAGGAGGGAAAGAGGGAGCGCTGACAgcagtgagagggagagagaacacCCGGAGAGggggaggaagaagaagaagaagaagaagaagagaggaGGGGGCGGCAGCAGCTCTCTGTCTGGGGCCTCGGTTACGTCGGGTTCCTCTGAGTCCCAGTCTCAccgcagcagtagcagcagcagcagcagcagcagcaggaggcgGCAGCAGAGAAAGCAGGAGACCAGAGCCAAGGACCCTCGCTCTATTCGGCAGGAGCGTCACGCTCGGGAGGACATACTGAAGGCGATGGAGACGCCCGAGGAGAAGCGCGCCCGCCGCCTGGCCAAGAAGGAGGCCAAGGAGCGCAAGAAGAGGGAGAAGATGGGCTGGAGCGAGGAGTACATGGGCTACACCAACGCAGACAACCCCTTCGGAGACAACAACCTGCTGGGCACCTTCAAGTGGCAGAAG GCTCTGGAACTCAAGGGGATCGGCCACCTGGGGGAGAAGGACCTGAAGGAAAGGAACAAGCACATCCAGGAGGAGAACCGCCGGGAGCTGCAGAAA GTGAAGCAGCTGCGTCTGGAGCGTGAGCGCGAGAAGGCCATGCGAGAACAGGAACTGGAAATGCTGCAGCGCGAGAAGGAGGCGGAGCATTTCAAGACGTGGGCGGAGCAAGAGGACAacttccacctccaccaggcCAAGCTGCG CTCAAAGATTCGGATCCGAGACGGCCGGGCCAAGCCCATCGACCTGCTGGCCAAGTACATCAGCGCAGAGGACGATGACCTGGCTGTGGAGATGCACGAGCCGTACACCTTCCTCAACGGGCTGACCGTCTACGACATGGACGATCTGCTGGAGGACATCAAG GTGTAcatggagctggagcaggggaaGAACGGGGATTTCTGGAGGGACATGACCATCATCACCGAGGACGAGATCAGCAAGCTGCGGAAGCTGGAGGCGTCGGGCAGGGGGCCTG GGGACCGCCGGGAGGGCATCAACACCTCGGTCAGCACCGACGTCCAGACCGTCTTCAAGGGAAAGACCTACAACCAGCTGCAGGCTCTGCACCAGAACATTGAGGGCAAGATCCGCGGGGGCGGCTCCAATCTGGACATCGGCTACTGGGAGTCCCTGATGCAGCAGGTCAAGGTCTACATGGCCCGGGCGAG GCTGCGTGAGAGACACCAGGATGTGCTGAGGCAGAAGCTGTACAAGCTGAAGCAGGAGCAGGGGGTGGAGAGCGAACCCCTGTTCCCCATTGTGAAGCAGGAGCCCCGTTCCCCAGAGTCGCA GTCCTGCAGCGACGGGGAATCTGCAGCAGTACCAGGCACCTCCTCTTCCACCGGAGGGCAGGAAGCTGGGGGAGAAGGACCAAGTGAGGGGCAGGGAGAGAACCAGGAGGAAAAGCAGGACGAGGGACAGGACGAGAACCAGGAGGAGAAGCCGGCTGAGGGGCAGGGAGAGGCCGTGCTCACAGAGGAGGACCTAATCCAGCAGAGTCTAGATGACTATGACTCCGGGCGCTACAGCCCGAGTCTCCTGCAGAACTCGGACCTGCCCCTCGACACGCACCTGGTGGAGCCTGAAGAGGACCTGACCAGGCTGCAGGTGGCCCGCAAGCAGATGCAGGTCACAG gCGATGCCAGCGAGAGCGCGGAGGATGCGTTTGTGCGCAGGGCACGGCAGGGCATGGGCGGAGACGAGGCCCAGTTCAGCGTGGAGATGCCTATGACGGGGAAGGTGTACCTGTGGGCTGACAAGTACCGGCCCCGCAAGCCGCGCTTCTTCAACCGGGTCCACACGGGCTTCGAGTGGAACAAGTACAACCAGACCCATTATGACTTCGACAACCCGCCGCCCAAGATCGTGCAGGGCTACAAGTTCAACATCTTCTACCCAGACCTGATCGACAAGCGCTCCACGCCGCAGTACTTCCTGGAGCCCTCCCAGGACAACCGCGACTTTGGGGTGCTGCGCTTCCACGCAGGGCCCCCCTACGAGGACATCGCGTTCAAGATCGTCAACCGCGAGTGGGAGTACTCGCACCGTCACGGGTTCCGCTGCCAGTTTGCCAATGGGATCTTCCAGCTCTGGTTCCACTTCAAGAGATACCGCTACAGGAGATAG
- the LOC121301130 gene encoding sphingosine 1-phosphate receptor 3-like: MQGYDNQSGMDPTIVLHYNSSGKWGRQKGMDTGKTVVLLVICSFILLENVMVLLAVWKNKKFHNRMYYFIGNLALSDLLAGVAYVVNIFSSGQRTFFLTPTQWFMREGSMFVALSASTFSLLAIGIERHMTMVKMKPYGATKRYRLFVLLGACWLVSIFLSALPSLGWNCLGNLPSCSTVLPLYSKSYLAICITIFTGILLAIVILYVRIYRLVNSSGQRVASRQQGRFSERSMVLLRTVAIVLGVFIVCWGPLFVLLMLDVACSPQQCPVLYKVDWSIALAVLNSALNPLIYTLSSREMRSAFFKLLCCCEFRAKEVKNVTLSPTVDKSQSKSSSPPKPQEDTDSPPAVVLISTVLVKASGISPQKGKF; encoded by the coding sequence ATGCAAGGGTACGATAACCAGAGCGGCATGGACCCAACCATCGTCCTCCACTACAACAGCTCTGGGAAGTGGGGTCGGCAGAAGGGCATGGACACAGGCAAGACTGTAGTGCTACTGGTCATCTGCTCCTTCATCCTGCTGGAGAACGTCATGGTGCTCCTCGCCGTGTGGAAGAACAAGAAGTTCCACAACCGCATGTACTACTTCATCGGGAACCTGGCCCTGTCCGACCTCCTGGCTGGCGTGGCCTACGTGGTTAATATCTTCAGCTCTGGGCAGCGTACCTTCTTCCTGACCCCCACGCAGTGGTTCATGAGGGAGGGCAGTATGTTCGTGGCCCTGAGTGCCTCCACGTTCAGCCTGCTGGCCATCGGCATCGAGAGACACATGACCATGGTCAAAATGAAGCCCTACGGCGCCACCAAGAGGTACCGGCTCTTTGTGCTGCTGGGTGCTTGCTGGCTGGTCTCCATCTTTCTCAGCGCCCTGCCCAGCCTGGGCTGGAACTGCTTGGGGAACCTGCCTTCGTGCTCCACTGTCCTGCCCCTGTACTCCAAGAGCTACCTGGCCATCTGCATCACCATCTTCACTGGCATCCTGCTGGCCATCGTGATCCTGTATGTGCGCATCTACCGCCTGGTCAACTCCAGCGGCCAGCGGGTTGCCTCCAGGCAGCAGGGCCGCTTCTCCGAGCGCTCCATGGTGCTGCTGCGGACTGTGGCGATCGTCCTGGGGGTGTTCATCGTCTGCTGGGGGCCCCTCTTCGTGCTGCTCATGCTGGATGTGGCCTGCAGCCCCCAGCAGTGCCCGGTCCTCTACAAAGTGGACTGGTCCATCGCCCTGGCTGTCCTGAACTCGGCCCTCAACCCTCTCATCTACACCCTGTCCAGCCGGGAGATGAGAAGCGCCTTCTTCAAGTTGCTGTGCTGCTGCGAATTCAGAGCGAAGGAGGTCAAGAACGTGACGCTGAGCCCGACCGTGGACAAGAGCCAAAGCAAATCCAGCAGCCCCCCCAAACCACAGGAGGACACGGACTCCCCCCCTGCCGTCGTGCTCATATCGACCGTGCTCGTCAAAGCCAGCGGGATTTCACCCCAAAAGGGCAAGTTCTGA
- the LOC121301387 gene encoding semaphorin-4E-like isoform X1, with amino-acid sequence MFGSTVLAAVLCLLLCGLNRRLDASVLNCIPRKSVLHQSGSIKTFEEEGFFNYSTMLVREDINTLLVGAREAVYALNMDDISERISAVYWPVPESKQQECTNKGKNKATECRNYIRTLNKIGDAKMYVCGTNAFSPTCAYMTFNKGQLLLENNSEESKGKCPFDPFQRYASVMVEGDLYAATSINFLGSEPVFIRNSGNSLRTEFKASWLNEPNFIYMDMVKESQNNAVGDDDKVYLFFSETAVEYDFYNKLLVSRVARVCKGDLGGQRTLQKKWTTFLKASLVCSVLELNLQLIIQDMFVLKSKDWRETIFYGVFIPQSGALDISAVCAYTMTTVQDVFSKGKYKAPVTVESSHVKWVMYSGEVPVPRPGACINNQARAMGINRSLDLPDKTLQFVRDHPLMDDSVTPIGGQPRLVKRGSRFSRIVVDRVTALDGKAYDVMFIGTENGFLQKAVNFDREMFIIEEVQLFQPPEPVQSLTLSSKKGQVYAGSLSRVVQMPFSVCRRYETCLDCVLARDPYCAWDLAVNQCAAIADRTADPQNLIQSVEKGDASSCPELGNIKTKKRTFIPGTNVQLKCSPMSNLAQIHWTLNGSSIQLRNSKYYAYDGGILLFNVAVADAGQYTCQSLEQANGKQYQLTMAVYNLEPEQSEGQNTEISVTTQSPGITSVTSTAPIVPDVWNPKIMLQTDDKTVLVWKILVGILACLLVCLLTWNLCKGHLPLPCVKLKKEPSAATPRMVQTGGVDTTVHQVSFNAGGTFEASPLVNNCQTGMGVNRRVTNNNNAGRQRKDHVDSFIVPSMLLGVDDFKYIDEESEI; translated from the exons ATGTTTGGCAGTACTGTGCTGGCAGCTGTGCTCTGCTTGCTACTGTGTGGATTGAATCGAAGGCTCGACGCCTCTGTGTTGAACTGCATCCCCAGGAAAAGTGTGCTCCACCAAA GTGGCAGCATTAAAACTTTTGAAGAGGAAGGATTCTTCAATTATTCGACCATGCTGGTTAGAGAAGACATTAACACTCTGCTTGTGGGAGCCAGGGAAGCCGTGTATGCCCTTAACATGGATGATATATCTGAGAGAATATCTGCT GTTTACTGGCCAGTTCCGGAGAGCAAACAGCAAGAATGTACgaacaaaggaaaaaacaaagct ACAGAATGTCGGAACTACATTCGTACCCTTAACAAAATAGGTGATGCCAAAATGTATGTTTGTGGGACAAATGCCTTCAGTCCTACCTGTGCCTATATG actTTCAATAAAGGACAGTTGCTGCTTGAAAACAATTCTGAAGAGAGTAAGGGCAAGTGTCCTTTTGACCCCTTCCAGAGGTACGCCTCAGTTATGGTTG AAGGTGATCTCTACGCTGCAACTTCCATCAATTTCCTGGGCTCAGAACCAGTGTTCATACGCAATTCAGGAAACTCCCTCAGGACCGAATTCAAGGCCTCCTGGCTCAATG aacccaACTTCATTTACATGGACATGGTGAAGGAGAGCCAGAATAACGCAGTTGGAGACGATGATAAAGTGTACCTGTTCTTCAGTGAAACTGCTGTGGAGTACGACTTCTACAACAAGCTGCTGGTGTCCAGGGTTGCTCGTGTGTGCAAG GGTGATCTAGGAGGCCAGAGGACGCTGCAGAAGAAATGGACGACCTTCTTAAAAGCCAGCCTGGTCTGTTCTGTCCTGGAGCTGAACCTGCAGCTCATCATCCAGGACATGTTTGTATTGAAGTCGAAGGACTGGAGAGAGACCATCTTCTATGGCGTGTTCATCCCGCAGTC GGGAGCGTTGGACATCTCTGCAGTGTGTGCGTACACCATGACCACGGTTCAGGATGTTTTCTCCAAGGGAAAATACAAAGCTCCCGTCACAGTGGAGTCCTCTCATGTGAAATGGGTGATGTACAGCGGGGAGGTGCCTGTGCCCAGGCCTGGGGCA tgtattAATAACCAGGCAAGAGCTATGGGTATCAACCGCTCCCTCGACCTGCCTGACAAAACGTTGCAGTTTGTAAGAGACCATCCTTTGATGGATGATTCAGTGACCCCCATCGGTGGCCAGCCCAGACTGGTGAAGAGGGGGTCCCGGTTCAGCAGGATCGTAGTGGACAGAGTCACAGCACTGGATGGCAAAGCATACGACGTCATGTTCATCGGAACAG AGAATGGGTTCCTGCAGAAAGCTGTGAACTTTGACAGGGAGATGTTTATTATTGAAGAGGTCCAGCTTTTTCAACCACCTGAGCCAGTCCAGAGTCTTACTCTTTCTTCTAAAAAG GGTCAGGTCTATGCCGGGTCCTTGTCCCGCGTAGTGCAGATGCCTTTCTCTGTGTGCAGACGGTACGAGACGTGTCTGGATTGTGTGCTAGCAAGGGATCCATACTGTGCATGGGACCTGGCTGTGAATCAGTGTGCTGCTATCGCTGATAGGACTGCTGATCCACA GAACTTGATCCAGAGTGTAGAAAAAGGAGATGCCTCTAGCTGCCCAGAGCTCG gaaacatcaaaacaaaaaagcgCACATTTATTCCTGGGACTAACGTTCAGCTCAAATGCAGCCCCATGTCAAACCTGGCGCAAATCCACTGGACTCTGAACGGGAGCTCCATTCAGCTGAGGAACTCGAAGTACTACGCCTACGACGGCGGGATTCTTCTGTTCAATGTGGCAGTAGCGGACGCGGGACAGTACACCTGTCAGTCTTTGGAGCAAGCGAATGGGAAGCAATACCAGCTGACGATGGCCGTTTACAACTTAGAACCAGAGCAGAGCGAGGGGCAGAACACTGAGATTTCAGTGACCACCCAGTCCCCCGGAATCACCAGTGTCACGTCCACGGCGCCAATAGTTCCAGACGTATGGAACCCGAAAATAATGCTGCAGACGGACGACAAAACTGTGCTGGTTTGGAAGATTTTAGTTGGCATTttagcatgcctgctggtttgtTTGCTGACTTGGAACTTGTGCAAGGGACACTTGCCGCTGCCTTGCGTGAAGCTGAAGAAGGAGCCGTCGGCCGCTACGCCGAGGATGGTGCAGACCGGCGGTGTGGACACCACAGTGCACCAGGTCTCCTTCAATGCCGGAGGAACCTTTGAGGCATCCCCTCTGGTTAATAACTGCCAGACGGGAATGGGTGTGAACAGAAGGGTTACCAACAACAATAACGCTGGTCGACAACGCAAGGACCATGTGGACTCTTTCATTGTACCTTCAATGTTATTGGGAGTGGATGACTTCAAATATATTGATGAGGAATCTGAAATTtga
- the LOC121301387 gene encoding semaphorin-4E-like isoform X2, translating into MYVCGTNAFSPTCAYMTFNKGQLLLENNSEESKGKCPFDPFQRYASVMVEGDLYAATSINFLGSEPVFIRNSGNSLRTEFKASWLNEPNFIYMDMVKESQNNAVGDDDKVYLFFSETAVEYDFYNKLLVSRVARVCKGDLGGQRTLQKKWTTFLKASLVCSVLELNLQLIIQDMFVLKSKDWRETIFYGVFIPQSGALDISAVCAYTMTTVQDVFSKGKYKAPVTVESSHVKWVMYSGEVPVPRPGACINNQARAMGINRSLDLPDKTLQFVRDHPLMDDSVTPIGGQPRLVKRGSRFSRIVVDRVTALDGKAYDVMFIGTENGFLQKAVNFDREMFIIEEVQLFQPPEPVQSLTLSSKKGQVYAGSLSRVVQMPFSVCRRYETCLDCVLARDPYCAWDLAVNQCAAIADRTADPQNLIQSVEKGDASSCPELGNIKTKKRTFIPGTNVQLKCSPMSNLAQIHWTLNGSSIQLRNSKYYAYDGGILLFNVAVADAGQYTCQSLEQANGKQYQLTMAVYNLEPEQSEGQNTEISVTTQSPGITSVTSTAPIVPDVWNPKIMLQTDDKTVLVWKILVGILACLLVCLLTWNLCKGHLPLPCVKLKKEPSAATPRMVQTGGVDTTVHQVSFNAGGTFEASPLVNNCQTGMGVNRRVTNNNNAGRQRKDHVDSFIVPSMLLGVDDFKYIDEESEI; encoded by the exons ATGTATGTTTGTGGGACAAATGCCTTCAGTCCTACCTGTGCCTATATG actTTCAATAAAGGACAGTTGCTGCTTGAAAACAATTCTGAAGAGAGTAAGGGCAAGTGTCCTTTTGACCCCTTCCAGAGGTACGCCTCAGTTATGGTTG AAGGTGATCTCTACGCTGCAACTTCCATCAATTTCCTGGGCTCAGAACCAGTGTTCATACGCAATTCAGGAAACTCCCTCAGGACCGAATTCAAGGCCTCCTGGCTCAATG aacccaACTTCATTTACATGGACATGGTGAAGGAGAGCCAGAATAACGCAGTTGGAGACGATGATAAAGTGTACCTGTTCTTCAGTGAAACTGCTGTGGAGTACGACTTCTACAACAAGCTGCTGGTGTCCAGGGTTGCTCGTGTGTGCAAG GGTGATCTAGGAGGCCAGAGGACGCTGCAGAAGAAATGGACGACCTTCTTAAAAGCCAGCCTGGTCTGTTCTGTCCTGGAGCTGAACCTGCAGCTCATCATCCAGGACATGTTTGTATTGAAGTCGAAGGACTGGAGAGAGACCATCTTCTATGGCGTGTTCATCCCGCAGTC GGGAGCGTTGGACATCTCTGCAGTGTGTGCGTACACCATGACCACGGTTCAGGATGTTTTCTCCAAGGGAAAATACAAAGCTCCCGTCACAGTGGAGTCCTCTCATGTGAAATGGGTGATGTACAGCGGGGAGGTGCCTGTGCCCAGGCCTGGGGCA tgtattAATAACCAGGCAAGAGCTATGGGTATCAACCGCTCCCTCGACCTGCCTGACAAAACGTTGCAGTTTGTAAGAGACCATCCTTTGATGGATGATTCAGTGACCCCCATCGGTGGCCAGCCCAGACTGGTGAAGAGGGGGTCCCGGTTCAGCAGGATCGTAGTGGACAGAGTCACAGCACTGGATGGCAAAGCATACGACGTCATGTTCATCGGAACAG AGAATGGGTTCCTGCAGAAAGCTGTGAACTTTGACAGGGAGATGTTTATTATTGAAGAGGTCCAGCTTTTTCAACCACCTGAGCCAGTCCAGAGTCTTACTCTTTCTTCTAAAAAG GGTCAGGTCTATGCCGGGTCCTTGTCCCGCGTAGTGCAGATGCCTTTCTCTGTGTGCAGACGGTACGAGACGTGTCTGGATTGTGTGCTAGCAAGGGATCCATACTGTGCATGGGACCTGGCTGTGAATCAGTGTGCTGCTATCGCTGATAGGACTGCTGATCCACA GAACTTGATCCAGAGTGTAGAAAAAGGAGATGCCTCTAGCTGCCCAGAGCTCG gaaacatcaaaacaaaaaagcgCACATTTATTCCTGGGACTAACGTTCAGCTCAAATGCAGCCCCATGTCAAACCTGGCGCAAATCCACTGGACTCTGAACGGGAGCTCCATTCAGCTGAGGAACTCGAAGTACTACGCCTACGACGGCGGGATTCTTCTGTTCAATGTGGCAGTAGCGGACGCGGGACAGTACACCTGTCAGTCTTTGGAGCAAGCGAATGGGAAGCAATACCAGCTGACGATGGCCGTTTACAACTTAGAACCAGAGCAGAGCGAGGGGCAGAACACTGAGATTTCAGTGACCACCCAGTCCCCCGGAATCACCAGTGTCACGTCCACGGCGCCAATAGTTCCAGACGTATGGAACCCGAAAATAATGCTGCAGACGGACGACAAAACTGTGCTGGTTTGGAAGATTTTAGTTGGCATTttagcatgcctgctggtttgtTTGCTGACTTGGAACTTGTGCAAGGGACACTTGCCGCTGCCTTGCGTGAAGCTGAAGAAGGAGCCGTCGGCCGCTACGCCGAGGATGGTGCAGACCGGCGGTGTGGACACCACAGTGCACCAGGTCTCCTTCAATGCCGGAGGAACCTTTGAGGCATCCCCTCTGGTTAATAACTGCCAGACGGGAATGGGTGTGAACAGAAGGGTTACCAACAACAATAACGCTGGTCGACAACGCAAGGACCATGTGGACTCTTTCATTGTACCTTCAATGTTATTGGGAGTGGATGACTTCAAATATATTGATGAGGAATCTGAAATTtga